The following are encoded in a window of Streptomyces sp. SAT1 genomic DNA:
- a CDS encoding ricin-type beta-trefoil lectin domain protein, with the protein MSREEVKLPDLPVPTALDADEEAEKNLTTAPEVPVTPYTPSAVTPWSQDSGVATLTADTAPGTTVPVDDLPIAVGVPEGADPAAIDGDWKVDLAAPSASQDAGVSGMIMKVTPPADADPAAQVSIAVDTAGFADLYGTQAASRFGMVLLPNCVMDSPDSGDCAADGGTTTMSGKTEKRPERLRSSVKVVAAAKAPTKYKASKKATRHQILTGSVPVGALLAHDTTGTSASGASVRTASYRDGDVLPVVDASGPQVIGAMDTGASAGGDFTASPLLSSGAWAAGSSSGAFTYSYDVQVPQTAGGPMPKISLGYSSQSVDGRTSATNNQASWIGDGWDYNPGSITRTYANCREDSKKSGSNNKTHRTADLCWGSDNATLSLGGMTTELVWDKDKHEWFTANGDGSKIERLTDAGNGNGAYKGEYWVVTTRDGTRYHFGLNKLPNWTSGQPTTDSVLTVPVYGNHEGEDCYKAGDWVHSACTQGWRWNLDYVEDIHGNAMSLWWKKDQNYYARNFDFKAPVVYDRDGWLDHIDYGQRKDTLFTATAPARVNFTVEERCLPEGGLTCSDANFEDKDPGKYRIWYDTPADLNCRKVTSTYKTKCWNAGPSFWSRKRLTQIQTSAQRRTDTTARQVVDRFTLTQNFPVLTSGPNTALWLESVQRTGFARNGSTDKSVAMNAVRFEPTVDDMPNRVMRGQNDPRPGFSRPRIGRVINEYGGETVVTYKQPTGDCATGTGLPGKGSAALKTNTRLCYPSFWSPDPEVEDIDWFQKYVVDSIEELPNVDGAFATKTSYTYKNPGWKLAEQEFTKKSTRTYSQFAGVEQTTVITGSEDPSIGSKQSKSVTRFFRGMGDSVSMKDITGTEIAKDREAFAGRIAEELDYDKATDADTDWVSRSVTVPEATELAHRDRDDGLDPLRAWRVTEPDEIAYTKSSGTNSDDTRTERTVKTHTTYETAYGLPVQVESLGDTGRTGDESCTKSEYVHNTKKNLIGLTKQVLISPTTCVAADFTNLSTLSGGTRTAYDGQAYGAALADATEGEASETWSVNGEGTGWQSDGTSEFDDIGRVTRTTDQDHKTAGLITYEPARGQVFKVTETNALGQSEIREIEPGRGTTTKTIDANNHVTQAEFDPLGRLENAWAADRPPADGAVPDFHAVYTVPQYKEGEDRKPSYVTTYSRGYNDRVETSVTLYDGLGRERQTQEEADGGGWLITDTLYNSSGEVWQTNNAYLTYDAKPGELFTPLADTAVPNITRYTYDGSGRVLQETPVLKVADPLTGETQSKEVPERATRYEYGLDWSKVDNPQGTSDYRVFTDALGRTSRVDTFNADAPGGFTSMRYQYDPRGQLVKAANSADAAHPWTWTYDHRGRLDTATDPDAGATKTTYDNHDRVLTTKNARGTVVWNGYDQLSRPTEQRLDSASGTLLSSLTYDLAPGGKGMPYTATRYTDGQAYTQQVNGYTKDYQPTSTTLSLPSTLAATWGLDESYTYSYKYADNGVLEESTLPKVGKLDQERIVVRYNKDGKPLSVSGKDWYGSETVYDPYGQVLRSTLGAQPYRVWTQNTFDESSGELKDQQVFREKSDDKTLVSGNLVSKRSYTYDPSGNVTSIQEAATGVDERQCFVYDPLGELKTAWTSKDQSSCTGPKNSDGTLNVAAGKDGSGYWQEYEYDLLGNRTKLTEKDLTGATAKDATTTYAYGKADGTQPHTLTKVSKTYTTPQGAQVKAEAERLYELTGETKSVTSVENGDKQELSWTYDGKVERIKGAGSGGKTPYVGLADKCLDLNGGLTEAGRKIELYTCNASPAQSWRFVPSPGAAQTDGDRGTLTIYDKWCLQPAGSTAGSALQLQKCDGSAGQELKRNASGQLTHIASGLCLAVQDANSADSTPIVLATCDSTKAAQVWLPQNDTRYIYGPSGERLLTIRGKQATLTLGESEVTVQQGGVMVQTQRTYDAPGGAVMRYANGGAGERMVALTSDHQGSSYAEVYLGSGMPVRFRKQDPFGNQRGADTAGVNFQSHSGFLGAPRDDPSGYQPLGARLYDPVVGRFLSADPVVDLNDVQQSNGYAYAHNNPVTFSDPTGMAISLTASERAAALAGAGLSAAQVAQAQAMQGKSLTSVILAVAWETLKDFIGINDAIACFGGSMWSCISIAVDAIPWTKLGKIPSVIKAVKRTIKAVESFKAAKKAAELVLKAAKAAEAAALRAKKLAIERAKKLAAQRAKKRAAEAAKRTADKALEAAKKTGNPRHKAAQAKAAPKVSSHTRGGGGKSGGGGSKPGGHSGGSAKSKGGSSGSGGSGKAGEGGSGEGATCNSFAPGTRVLMADGSTKPIEKVKAGDKVVATDPKTGETRVETVTAEIRGQGLKHLVKVTIDTDGPKGTKTAQVTATDGHPFWVPALNAWVKATDLQPGEWLRTSSGTHVQITAVTRWTVAQTTVHNMTVSDLHTYYVLAGAASVLVHNCNSALSDLPIHERPTRFYAKASEMLDRIQGNPATREQMYGSVDAGHGGVTSLSNDDLIRFGGPNGSEPITGFRDFAPGDDINLPGSRLHIADGNNRTEEIRNRVLDGRMHPDTLIEMMIGGN; encoded by the coding sequence ATGAGCCGGGAGGAGGTCAAGCTCCCCGATCTGCCCGTCCCCACCGCGCTGGACGCGGACGAGGAAGCGGAGAAGAACCTCACCACCGCGCCCGAGGTCCCCGTCACGCCCTACACCCCGAGCGCGGTCACCCCGTGGTCCCAGGACAGCGGTGTCGCCACCCTGACGGCCGACACCGCACCGGGCACCACGGTCCCGGTCGACGACCTGCCGATCGCGGTGGGCGTGCCCGAGGGCGCCGACCCGGCCGCCATCGACGGCGACTGGAAGGTCGACCTGGCCGCGCCGTCCGCCTCGCAGGACGCCGGCGTCTCCGGCATGATCATGAAGGTCACGCCGCCGGCCGACGCCGATCCGGCCGCGCAGGTCTCGATCGCGGTCGACACCGCCGGCTTCGCCGACCTGTACGGCACGCAGGCCGCCTCACGCTTCGGCATGGTCCTGCTGCCGAACTGCGTCATGGACAGCCCCGACAGCGGAGACTGCGCCGCCGACGGCGGTACGACCACCATGTCGGGCAAGACCGAGAAGCGGCCCGAGCGGCTGCGCAGCTCGGTGAAGGTCGTCGCCGCCGCCAAGGCACCGACGAAGTACAAGGCATCGAAGAAGGCCACCCGGCACCAGATCCTCACCGGCTCCGTGCCGGTCGGGGCCCTGCTCGCGCACGACACCACCGGCACGAGCGCCTCGGGCGCCTCGGTCCGGACCGCGTCGTACCGCGACGGCGATGTGCTGCCGGTGGTGGACGCCTCGGGTCCGCAGGTCATCGGCGCGATGGACACGGGAGCCTCCGCGGGCGGCGACTTCACCGCGTCCCCGCTGCTGTCGTCGGGCGCCTGGGCGGCCGGCTCCTCCTCGGGCGCGTTCACGTACTCCTACGACGTGCAGGTGCCGCAGACCGCCGGCGGCCCGATGCCGAAGATCTCCCTGGGCTACTCCTCCCAGTCGGTGGACGGCCGCACCTCGGCCACGAACAACCAGGCCTCCTGGATCGGTGACGGCTGGGACTACAACCCCGGCTCCATCACCCGGACGTACGCCAACTGCCGTGAGGACTCGAAGAAGAGCGGGTCCAACAACAAGACGCACCGCACCGCCGACCTGTGCTGGGGCTCGGACAACGCGACCCTGTCGCTGGGCGGGATGACCACCGAGCTGGTCTGGGACAAGGACAAGCACGAGTGGTTCACCGCCAACGGCGACGGCTCGAAGATCGAGCGCCTCACCGACGCGGGCAACGGCAACGGCGCCTACAAGGGCGAGTACTGGGTCGTCACCACCCGTGACGGCACCCGCTACCACTTCGGTCTCAACAAGCTGCCCAACTGGACCTCGGGCCAGCCGACCACCGACTCGGTGCTCACCGTGCCGGTCTACGGCAACCACGAGGGCGAGGACTGCTACAAGGCCGGCGACTGGGTCCACTCCGCCTGCACGCAGGGCTGGCGCTGGAACCTCGACTACGTCGAGGACATCCACGGCAACGCCATGTCCCTGTGGTGGAAGAAGGACCAGAACTACTACGCCCGCAACTTCGACTTCAAGGCGCCGGTCGTCTACGACCGCGACGGCTGGCTCGACCACATCGACTACGGCCAGCGCAAGGACACCCTCTTCACCGCCACCGCGCCGGCCCGGGTGAACTTCACCGTCGAGGAGCGCTGCCTGCCCGAGGGCGGACTGACCTGCTCCGACGCCAACTTCGAGGACAAGGACCCGGGCAAGTACCGCATCTGGTACGACACCCCGGCCGACCTGAACTGCAGGAAGGTCACCTCGACCTACAAGACGAAGTGCTGGAACGCCGGCCCCTCCTTCTGGAGCCGCAAGCGCCTGACGCAGATCCAGACCTCCGCGCAGCGCCGTACCGACACCACGGCCCGTCAGGTCGTGGACCGCTTCACGCTCACCCAGAACTTCCCCGTCCTCACCTCGGGCCCGAACACGGCGCTGTGGCTGGAGTCGGTGCAGCGCACCGGCTTCGCGCGCAACGGCAGCACCGACAAGAGCGTCGCGATGAACGCGGTGCGCTTCGAGCCCACCGTCGACGACATGCCGAACCGGGTGATGCGCGGGCAGAACGATCCGCGGCCCGGCTTCTCCCGGCCGCGCATCGGACGCGTCATCAACGAGTACGGCGGCGAGACCGTCGTCACCTACAAGCAGCCCACCGGCGACTGCGCCACCGGAACCGGCCTGCCGGGCAAGGGCTCCGCCGCCCTCAAGACGAACACCCGGCTGTGCTACCCCTCGTTCTGGTCCCCGGACCCCGAGGTCGAGGACATCGACTGGTTCCAGAAGTACGTCGTCGACTCCATCGAGGAACTCCCCAACGTCGACGGGGCGTTCGCGACCAAGACGTCGTACACGTACAAGAACCCGGGCTGGAAGCTCGCCGAGCAGGAGTTCACCAAGAAGTCGACCCGCACGTACTCGCAGTTCGCGGGCGTCGAGCAGACCACGGTGATCACCGGCTCCGAGGATCCCTCGATCGGCTCCAAGCAGTCCAAGTCGGTGACCCGCTTCTTCCGCGGCATGGGCGACAGCGTGTCCATGAAGGACATCACCGGCACCGAGATCGCCAAGGACCGCGAGGCGTTCGCCGGCCGCATCGCGGAGGAACTGGACTACGACAAGGCCACCGACGCCGACACGGACTGGGTCTCCCGCTCCGTCACCGTCCCGGAGGCCACCGAACTGGCCCACCGCGACCGCGACGACGGCCTGGACCCGCTGCGCGCCTGGCGCGTCACCGAGCCGGACGAGATCGCCTACACCAAGTCCTCCGGCACCAACAGTGACGACACCCGCACCGAGCGGACCGTCAAGACCCACACGACGTACGAGACGGCCTACGGCCTGCCCGTCCAGGTCGAGTCCCTCGGCGACACCGGCAGGACCGGCGACGAGTCCTGCACGAAGTCGGAGTACGTCCACAACACCAAGAAGAACCTGATCGGCCTGACCAAGCAGGTCCTGATCTCCCCGACGACCTGCGTCGCGGCCGACTTCACGAACCTGTCGACGCTGTCCGGCGGCACCCGCACCGCGTACGACGGGCAGGCGTACGGCGCCGCGCTCGCCGACGCCACCGAGGGCGAGGCGTCCGAGACCTGGTCGGTCAACGGCGAGGGCACGGGCTGGCAGTCCGACGGCACGTCCGAGTTCGACGACATCGGCCGGGTCACCCGCACCACCGACCAGGACCACAAGACCGCCGGTCTCATCACCTACGAGCCCGCCCGCGGCCAGGTCTTCAAGGTCACCGAGACCAACGCCCTCGGCCAGTCCGAGATCCGTGAGATCGAGCCCGGTCGTGGCACCACGACGAAGACGATCGACGCCAACAACCACGTCACCCAGGCCGAGTTCGACCCGCTGGGCCGCCTCGAGAACGCCTGGGCCGCGGACCGGCCGCCCGCCGACGGCGCCGTGCCCGACTTCCACGCCGTCTACACGGTCCCGCAGTACAAGGAGGGCGAGGACCGCAAGCCGTCCTACGTCACCACCTACTCGCGCGGCTACAACGACCGTGTCGAGACCTCCGTCACCCTCTACGACGGCCTCGGCCGCGAACGGCAGACGCAGGAGGAGGCCGACGGCGGCGGCTGGCTGATCACCGACACGCTGTACAACAGCTCCGGTGAGGTCTGGCAGACCAACAACGCCTATCTGACCTACGACGCCAAGCCCGGCGAGCTGTTCACACCGCTCGCCGACACCGCCGTCCCGAACATCACCCGCTACACCTACGACGGTTCGGGCCGGGTGCTCCAGGAGACCCCGGTCCTCAAGGTCGCGGACCCGCTGACCGGCGAGACCCAGTCCAAGGAGGTCCCCGAGCGGGCCACCCGCTACGAGTACGGCCTGGACTGGTCGAAGGTCGACAACCCGCAGGGCACCTCCGACTACCGCGTCTTCACCGACGCGCTCGGACGCACCTCGCGCGTCGACACCTTCAACGCCGACGCGCCCGGCGGCTTCACGTCGATGCGCTACCAGTACGACCCCCGCGGGCAGCTGGTGAAGGCGGCCAACTCCGCCGACGCCGCCCACCCGTGGACGTGGACCTACGACCACCGGGGCCGGCTCGACACGGCCACCGACCCGGACGCCGGGGCCACCAAGACCACGTACGACAACCACGACCGCGTCCTCACCACGAAGAACGCGCGCGGCACCGTCGTGTGGAACGGCTACGACCAGCTGTCGCGGCCGACCGAGCAGCGCCTGGACAGCGCGTCCGGCACCCTGCTCTCCAGCCTCACCTACGACCTGGCGCCGGGCGGCAAGGGCATGCCCTACACCGCCACCCGCTACACCGACGGCCAGGCGTACACCCAGCAGGTCAACGGCTACACCAAGGACTACCAGCCGACCTCGACCACGCTGAGCCTGCCGAGCACCCTGGCCGCCACCTGGGGCCTGGACGAGTCCTACACGTACTCCTACAAGTACGCCGACAACGGTGTGCTGGAGGAGTCCACGCTGCCGAAGGTGGGCAAGCTGGACCAGGAGAGGATCGTCGTCCGCTACAACAAGGACGGCAAGCCCCTCTCCGTCTCCGGCAAGGACTGGTACGGCTCCGAGACGGTCTACGACCCCTACGGCCAGGTGCTGCGCTCCACGCTCGGCGCCCAGCCCTACCGGGTCTGGACGCAGAACACCTTCGACGAGTCCAGTGGTGAGCTGAAGGACCAGCAGGTCTTCCGCGAGAAGAGCGACGACAAGACCCTCGTCTCCGGAAACCTCGTCTCCAAGCGGTCGTACACCTACGACCCGTCGGGCAACGTCACCTCCATCCAGGAGGCGGCCACCGGCGTCGACGAGCGCCAGTGCTTCGTCTACGACCCGCTGGGCGAGCTGAAGACGGCCTGGACCTCCAAGGACCAGAGCTCCTGCACCGGTCCGAAGAACAGCGACGGCACGCTCAACGTCGCCGCGGGCAAGGACGGCTCCGGCTACTGGCAGGAGTACGAGTACGACCTGCTCGGCAACCGCACCAAGCTGACCGAGAAGGACCTCACCGGCGCCACCGCCAAGGACGCCACGACCACCTACGCCTACGGCAAGGCCGACGGCACCCAGCCGCACACGCTGACCAAGGTGTCCAAGACCTACACCACGCCCCAGGGCGCGCAGGTCAAGGCCGAGGCGGAACGCCTGTACGAGCTGACCGGCGAGACCAAGTCCGTCACGTCCGTCGAGAACGGCGACAAGCAGGAGCTGTCCTGGACGTACGACGGCAAGGTCGAGCGGATCAAGGGCGCGGGCAGCGGCGGCAAGACCCCGTACGTGGGCCTCGCCGACAAGTGCCTGGACCTGAACGGCGGCCTCACGGAGGCCGGCCGGAAGATCGAGCTCTACACCTGCAACGCCTCACCGGCCCAGAGCTGGCGCTTCGTGCCCTCTCCGGGCGCGGCCCAGACCGACGGTGACCGGGGCACGCTGACCATCTACGACAAGTGGTGCCTGCAGCCGGCCGGCAGCACGGCGGGGTCGGCGCTCCAGTTGCAGAAGTGCGACGGCTCGGCCGGGCAGGAGCTGAAGCGGAACGCCTCCGGGCAGCTCACGCACATCGCCTCGGGCCTGTGCCTGGCGGTCCAGGACGCGAACTCGGCGGACTCCACCCCGATCGTGCTGGCCACCTGCGACAGCACCAAGGCGGCCCAGGTGTGGCTGCCGCAGAACGACACCCGCTACATCTACGGGCCCAGCGGGGAACGCCTGCTGACCATCCGGGGCAAGCAGGCCACCCTCACCCTCGGTGAGTCCGAGGTCACCGTCCAGCAGGGCGGTGTCATGGTGCAGACCCAGCGCACCTACGACGCCCCCGGCGGCGCGGTCATGCGGTACGCCAACGGCGGCGCGGGCGAGCGCATGGTCGCGCTCACCAGCGACCACCAGGGCAGCTCGTACGCCGAGGTCTACCTCGGCAGCGGGATGCCGGTGCGCTTCCGCAAGCAGGACCCGTTCGGCAACCAGCGCGGCGCGGACACGGCCGGCGTGAACTTCCAGAGCCACAGCGGCTTCCTGGGCGCGCCCCGTGACGATCCCTCCGGCTACCAGCCGCTGGGCGCCCGTCTGTACGACCCGGTGGTCGGACGCTTCCTGTCCGCCGACCCGGTGGTGGACCTCAACGACGTCCAGCAGTCCAACGGCTACGCCTACGCGCACAACAACCCGGTCACGTTCTCCGACCCGACGGGTATGGCGATCTCGCTGACCGCGTCGGAGCGGGCCGCGGCCCTCGCGGGCGCGGGTCTGTCCGCGGCCCAGGTCGCCCAGGCCCAGGCCATGCAGGGCAAGTCCCTGACCTCGGTGATCCTGGCCGTGGCGTGGGAGACGCTGAAGGACTTCATCGGCATCAACGACGCCATCGCCTGCTTCGGCGGCAGCATGTGGTCCTGCATCAGCATCGCGGTCGACGCCATCCCGTGGACCAAGCTGGGCAAGATCCCGTCCGTCATCAAGGCCGTCAAGCGCACCATCAAGGCGGTCGAGTCCTTCAAGGCGGCCAAGAAGGCGGCCGAGCTGGTGCTGAAGGCGGCGAAGGCCGCCGAGGCCGCGGCGCTGAGAGCGAAGAAACTCGCCATCGAGCGAGCCAAGAAGCTGGCGGCGCAACGAGCCAAGAAGAGAGCGGCCGAGGCAGCCAAGAGAACCGCCGACAAGGCACTGGAAGCCGCCAAGAAGACGGGCAACCCCCGGCACAAGGCGGCCCAGGCCAAGGCGGCCCCGAAGGTGTCGTCCCACACCCGTGGTGGCGGCGGCAAGTCCGGGGGAGGCGGCTCCAAACCCGGTGGCCACTCCGGCGGATCCGCAAAGAGCAAGGGCGGAAGCAGCGGCAGCGGCGGCTCGGGCAAGGCCGGCGAGGGCGGCAGCGGTGAGGGCGCGACGTGCAACAGCTTCGCCCCTGGCACCAGGGTCCTGATGGCCGACGGCTCCACCAAGCCGATCGAGAAGGTCAAGGCCGGCGACAAGGTCGTCGCGACCGACCCGAAGACGGGCGAGACCCGCGTCGAGACGGTCACGGCCGAGATCCGTGGCCAGGGCCTCAAGCACCTGGTCAAGGTCACGATCGACACCGACGGCCCGAAGGGCACGAAGACGGCCCAGGTCACCGCGACCGACGGCCACCCCTTCTGGGTCCCCGCCCTGAACGCCTGGGTCAAGGCCACCGACCTCCAGCCGGGCGAATGGCTCCGCACCAGCTCGGGCACGCACGTCCAGATCACGGCCGTCACCCGCTGGACGGTCGCGCAGACCACCGTCCACAACATGACGGTGTCGGACCTGCACACGTACTATGTGCTGGCGGGGGCCGCGTCGGTCCTGGTTCACAACTGCAATTCCGCTCTCTCGGACCTGCCGATCCATGAGAGGCCGACGCGCTTTTATGCAAAGGCGAGTGAGATGTTGGACCGCATTCAGGGGAACCCCGCGACTCGCGAGCAGATGTATGGCAGCGTCGATGCAGGGCATGGCGGTGTGACGTCGCTGAGTAATGACGACCTGATCCGATTCGGCGGGCCGAATGGAAGCGAACCTATTACCGGGTTCAGGGATTTCGCTCCTGGGGATGATATAAATCTTCCCGGATCTCGGCTGCATATCGCTGACGGGAATAACAGAACCGAGGAGATAAGGAACCGCGTTCTGGACGGGCGGATGCACCCGGATACGCTCATCGAAATGATGATTGGGGGGAACTAG